A DNA window from Kitasatospora atroaurantiaca contains the following coding sequences:
- a CDS encoding chaplin: MEKTVKDIRRALVLAGAACALVLGSAGAAGASATAEGVAVGSPGVLSGNVIQIPIHIPINICGNSINVIGALNPAFDNTCINEG; the protein is encoded by the coding sequence ATGGAGAAGACCGTGAAGGACATCCGCAGGGCTCTCGTGCTCGCCGGGGCCGCTTGTGCGCTCGTACTCGGCTCGGCAGGCGCAGCCGGCGCCTCTGCTACCGCCGAGGGCGTGGCGGTCGGTTCACCGGGCGTCCTGTCCGGCAACGTCATCCAGATCCCGATCCACATTCCGATCAACATCTGCGGCAACAGCATCAATGTGATCGGTGCGCTCAACCCCGCCTTCGACAACACCTGCATCAACGAGGGCTGA